The following proteins come from a genomic window of Miscanthus floridulus cultivar M001 chromosome 2, ASM1932011v1, whole genome shotgun sequence:
- the LOC136540579 gene encoding transcription factor ILI3-like yields the protein MSSGRRGRISDDEINELISKLQALLPESSRRRNASRSSASKLLKETCAYIKSLHREVDDLSERLSGLMSTMDNDSPQAEIIRSLLR from the exons ATGTCGTCGGGCCGACGTGGCAGGATCAGCGACGACGAGATCAACGAGCTCATCTCCAAGCTCCAGGCGCTCCTCCCGGAGTCCTCACGCCGTCGGAACGCGAGCCGG TCGTCGGCGTCGAAGCTTCTGAAGGAGACGTGTGCCTACATCAAGAGCCTGCACCGGGAGGTGGACGACCTCTCGGAACGGCTGTCGGGGCTCATGTCGACCATGGACAACGACAGCCCCCAGGCGGAGATCATCCGGAGCCTCCTCCGGTGA